The Papaver somniferum cultivar HN1 chromosome 3, ASM357369v1, whole genome shotgun sequence genome includes a region encoding these proteins:
- the LOC113357003 gene encoding uncharacterized protein LOC113357003: MAAFSANIICQTKTFIPSSPILKFRNPKFVSKSAYIRSYYLHNQIHRNSVSMSAANVASDVEVQQNLPNSTTPAWEEFARNVSGEWDGHGADFTKEGEPIELPENVVPDAYREWEVRVFDWVTQCPTLAESDKSALFYKLIHLLPTVGCEADAATRHTVDERHIGGVDNKVSAFAYNSSGCYVAVWPKENKGVSLLELEHCLVDPQNREVRVRIVQVVRIDGTALSLSKIKVFREQWYGPFRNGESLGGCSIRDAAFAKTDVIKGSEVMGTWKSSKCVASFQSSETNFFQELAGEKNQQSVRDEQNLVLLPKQLWCSFKETGNGETCAEVGWLLEQGRAITSRCILSEDAKLQGIAVGQEHAMLENSQ; this comes from the exons ATGGCAGCATTTTCTGCGAATATTATCTGTCAAACTAAAACTTTCATTCCTTCATCTCCTATTCTCAAATTCCGAAACCCAAAATTCGTCTCCAAATCTGCATATATACGTTCTTACTATCTCCATAATCAAATTCATCGGAATTCTGTTTCCATGTCTGCCGCCAACGTTGCCTCTGACGTCGAGGTTCAACAAAACCTCCCTAATTCCACCACTCCCG CATGGGAAGAATTTGCTAGAAATGTGTCAGGAGAATGGGATGGGCACGGTGCAGATTTCACAAAAGAAGGCGAGCCAATTGAACTACCTGAAAACGTGGTGCCGGATGCCTATAGAGAGTGGGAGGTTCGAGTTTTCGATTGGGTAACGCAATGCCCTACGCTCGCTGAGTCAGATAAGTCTGCTCTTTTTTATAAGTTGATACACCTACTTCCCACTGTTGGATGTGAAGCTGATGCTGCAACCAGACATACCGTTGATGAGAGACATATAGGAGGTGTGGATAACAAAGTTTCAGCATTTGCATATAACTCAAGTGGATGTTATGTAGCTGTCTGGCCAAAGGAAAATAAGGGTGTCAGTTTACTTGAATTAGAACATTGCTTGGTTGATCCTCAAAATCGAGAGGTGCGTGTTAGGATAGTTCAAGTTGTTCGGATAGACGGGACAGCATTGTCATTGTCGAAAATCAAAGTTTTCCGTGAACAATGGTATGGGCCATTTAGAAATGGGGAATCTTTAGGTGGATGTTCTATACGTGATGCCGCATTTGCTAAAACGGATGTCATCAAAGGGTCAGAAGTTATGGGTACATGGAAAAGTTCAAAATGTGTAGCCAGTTTTCAGAGTTCCGAAACT AATTTTTTCCAAGAACTTGCTGGAGAAAAGAACCAACAATCAGTAAGAGATGAGCAAAATCTTGTACTGCTTCCCAAACAGTTATGGTGTTCATTCAAAGAAACAGGAAACGGAGAAACTTGTGCAGAAGTAGGATGGTTATTAGAGCAAGGACGTGCAATCACATCAAGGTGTATTCTCTCAGAAGACGCAAAGTTGCAG GGAATTGCAGTTGGACAAGAACATGCAATGTTGGAGAACAGCCAGTAA
- the LOC113357002 gene encoding calcium-dependent protein kinase 26-like — MGNSCRGSLGSKLVEVQNEPVDHSKRNTSEHSNNSDYSPTRLNTQLISEESGKDCPKKSSKLSVFSPRKDNSMRRGMENHAYYVLGHQTANIRDLYTLGRKLGQGQFGTTYLCVENGTGHEYACKSISKRKLISKEDVEDVRREIQIMHHLSGHKNIVSIKGAYEDPLYVHIVMELCAGGELFDRIIQRGHYSERKAAELTKIIVGVVEACHSLGVMHRDLKPENFLLINKDDDFSLKAIDFGLSVFFKPGQIFTDVVGSPYYVAPEVLCKHYGPEADVWTAGVILYILLSGVPPFWAETQQGIFDAVLKGEIDFDSDPWPVISDSAKDLIRKMLCSKPSDRLTAHQVLCHPWICENGVAPDRSLDPAVLSRLKQFSAMNKLKKMALRVIAESLSEEEIAGLKEMFKAMDTDNSGAITFDELKAGLKKYGSNLKEWEIRDLMDAADVDNSGTIDYGEFIAATVHLNKLEREEHLVAAFAYFDKDGSGYITVDELQQACVEHNMTDVLLEDIIKEVDQDNDGRIDYGEFVAMMTKGSAGIGRRTMRNSVNISMRDAPGAL, encoded by the exons ATGGGCAATTCATGCCGTGGATCTTTAGGAAGTAAATTAGTAGAAGTCCAGAACGAGCCGGTAGATCATTCCAAACGAAATACTTCTGAACATTCCAACAATTCTGATTATTCGCCAACTAGATTGAACACTCAATTGATTTCTGAAGAATCCGGGAAAGATTGTCCTAAGAAAAGTAGTAAATTGTCTGTTTTTAGTCCAAGAAAGGATAACAGCATGAGAAGAGGAATGGAAAATCATGCTTATTATGTTTTGGGTCATCAGACTGCTAATATTCGTGATCTTTACACGTTAGGCCGTAAATTAGGGCAAGGTCAATTTGGTACTACTTATTTGTGTGTTGAGAATGGTACTGGTCATGAATATGCTTGCAAATCTATATCTAAGAGGAAGTTGATTTCCAAAGAAGATGTGGAGGATGTTAGAAGAGAGATTCAGATAATGCACCATTTGTCAGGTCACAAGAACATTGTGTCGATTAAGGGTGCTTATGAAGATCCGTTGTATGTCCATATTGTGATGGAGTTGTGTGCTGGTGGTGAACTGTTTGATCGGATTATTCAGAGAGGGCATTACAGTGAGAGAAAGGCAGCTGAGTTGACAAAGATTATTGTGGGAGTTGTTGAAGCTTGTCACTCACTTGGGGTTATGCATAGAGATTTAAAACCAGAAAATTTCTTGTTAATTAACAAGGATGATGATTTCTCTCTTAAAGCTATTGATTTCGGGCTCTCAGTCTTCTTCAAACCAG GTCAGATCTTCACTGATGTTGTTGGAAGCCCATATTATGTTGCTCCCGAGGTTCTCTGTAAACATTATGGGCCAGAAGCAGATGTGTGGACAGCTGGAGTCATTCTCTACATATTGCTTAGTGGTGTACCACCTTTCTGGGCAG AAACGCAGCAAGGGATATTCGATGCTGTATTGAAGGGAGAGATTGACTTCGATTCAGACCCATGGCCTGTGATTTCAGACAGTGCCAAAGACCTTATCCGGAAGATGCTTTGCTCTAAGCCATCTGATCGCCTGACGGCTCATCAAGTATTAT GCCATCCTTGGATATGCGAGAATGGTGTGGCTCCTGATCGTTCACTGGATCCAGCTGTCCTCTCCCGTTTGAAGCAATTCTCTGCAATgaataaattgaagaagatggCTTTGAGA GTTATAGCTGAAAGTTTATCAGAGGAAGAGATTGCTGGGTTAAAGGAGATGTTTAAGGCAATGGATACTGATAACAGTGGTGCAATTACATTTGATGAACTCAAAGCGGGTTTGAAAAAATATGGCTCTAACTTGAAGGAGTGGGAGATCCGTGATCTGATGGATGCA GCAGATGTAGACAACAGCGGGACTATCGATTATGGGGAATTCATTGCTGCAACTGTACATCTTAACAAGCTGGAACGTGAGGAACACTTGGTTGCAGCATTCGCTTATTTTGACAAAGACGGTAGTGGTTATATTACAGTTGACGAACTCCAGCAAGCTTGTGTGGAGCATAACATGACTGACGTTCTTCTTGAGGATATCATTAAAGAAGTTGATCAAGATAAT GATGGTAGGATCGATTATGGTGAGTTTGTGGCTATGATGACAAAGGGATCTGCTGGAATTGGACGAAGAACCATGCGAAACAGTGTGAATATAAGCATGAGAGATGCTCCTGGGGCCCTCTAA